The following proteins come from a genomic window of Caloenas nicobarica isolate bCalNic1 chromosome 6, bCalNic1.hap1, whole genome shotgun sequence:
- the ERMN gene encoding ermin has product MTEEVPAASPVPECNGSMSPEKGPLQVISAIDQIAKSVRTVPYANVETSPDAPPAKENWEENRNSLAEDIIHGDFDGEKQCKEKQEADDGPLQQGPAGVQDSGTDGQESQEGPGSAGTPADSEEPELGTAASPGGDTAGTLGASADGRGNAAEEEEEEEEVEEEEDTEEDDVQVIEIKKENGEASCLKQHDGSKEASPPSSPGCTAPAEKPGEQPSPGKKNDISRHSYSRYNTISYRRIRKGNTKQRIDEFESMMHL; this is encoded by the exons ATGACAGAAGAAGTGCCGGCAGCATCCCCTGTGCCCGAGTGCAACGGGAGCATGTCACCGGAGAAGGGCCCGCTCCAGGTCATCAGCGCCATCGACCAAATAGCAAAATCTGTCCGGACGGTTCCTTACGCCAATGTGGAAACAAGCCCTGATGCTCcacctgcaaaagaaaattgggaggaaaacagaaattcatTGGCAGAGGACATAATTCATGGGGATTTTGATGGAGAGAAGCAATGCAAAG AGAAGCAAGAGGCAGATGATGGGCCGCTGCAGCAGGGACCAGCTGGTGTCCAGGACTCGGGGACCGATGGCCAGGAGTCACAGGAAG GGCCGGGCAGTGCGGGGACACCTGCGGACAGCGAGGagccagagctggggacagcggcCAGCCCCggcggggacaccgcggggaccCTCGGAGCCAGCGCCGACGGGAGAGGGAACGcagccgaggaggaggaggaagaggaggaggtggaggaggaggaggacacagaAGAAGATGACGTTCAGGTGATCGAAATCAAGAAGGAGAACGGCGAAGCGTCCTGCCTAAAGCAGCATGACGGCAGCAAGGAGGCATcgccccccagcagccctggctgcaccGCCCCGGCCGAGAAACCCGGGGAGCAGCCCAGCCCGGGGAAGAAAAATGATATCTCCAGACACAGCTATTCCAGATACAACACAATCTCCTACCGCAGGATTAGAAAAGGAAACACCAAACAACGAATCGATGAATTTGAATCCATGATGCACTTATAA